A window of the Lactuca sativa cultivar Salinas chromosome 5, Lsat_Salinas_v11, whole genome shotgun sequence genome harbors these coding sequences:
- the LOC111897500 gene encoding protein LONGIFOLIA 1 has product MMTGLIQDQNLEKQIEKQIGCMSGFLHIFDRQQILAGKRIYSTTKRLPPSTGIMASPEPVKSVQSTAIREMKKPEPAQAEAVVGVPESPDRFKPSPKANSNAYETATPPRSPLPLPMFDLKEGSIKTSWKFCKEMPRLSLDSRAMVDSKGSLCPREIRIDNGTNAIDEAYDKQRRSPSVIARLMGLDQLPSSDPPSSPETVKKPELRRSASESRVHRDLFHSRFVDCNNSQTNQSNLANKQATDTNLTHNTSVGDNVGNVSSRNAQNGRVMESIKYSSRNQKTESPKTSQWRSPQQRRSFFDSADFFPEPKQTTAPMYGISDKNLKLRGLDEQSNDLESLKHILEALQLKGLLHSKRPPNRDSQRNFVYDPSFSSDDSQIVLMKPWRSPASGRRLRNDSGGMNRYAGESLPSVSPRKERGVLDRSGRSPVRARNSSSLSNSKNSNTIVKRKPLSVETQRSFHESSESRRSSPINSPKLTPKKNGSDYQSVTNRSPRSRKTAGMGYSKEKIGRSFVMEDESSSISESTGSTTSQSDPERSKMEEYREGKSLLERCDRLLHSIAEMNIVSSESQPSSGSVLPSPVSVLDPAFDKDESSSPSPVMKRSIDFKDLTVVDLEDDIWSSIISPATSTKDEDFISDDSDFAYISEILRASKYLPDDSSVFFFLEKQQYFNGNDTSKASKLQRELVFDVVAEILDRNSQLPPWNAVSESINSLHQICSEFQKIRERFTNDNLLDPICGVLKRDLAGNNGWEDHPVEMSETVLYIERLVFKDLVSETIRDLADFAAKSSVLAPRRKLVF; this is encoded by the exons ATGATGACGGGGCTAATACAAGATCAGAATCTTGAAAAACAGATAGAGAAGCAGATTGGATGCATGTCTGGTTTCCTTCACATCTTCGATCGCCAACAGATTTTGGCCGGTAAACGTATCTACTCCACCACCAAACGCCTCCCTCCCTCCACC GGAATCATGGCGTCACCGGAGCCGGTTAAGTCCGTTCAGTCAACGGCGATAAGAGAAATGAAGAAGCCAGAGCCAGCGCAGGCGGAGGCGGTGGTGGGTGTACCTGAAAGCCCAGACCGTTTCAAACCATCTCCGAAGGCGAATTCCAATGCCTACGAAACAGCAACGCCGCCGAGATCACCACTACCCCTTCCCATGTTTGACCTGAAGGAGGGATCGATAAAAACTTCATGGAAATTCTGCAAAGAAATGCCGAGGCTGTCGCTTGATAGCAGAGCAATGGTAGACTCGAAAGGGAGTCTTTGTCCAAGGGAGATCCGCATAGACAATGGTACCAATGCCATTGATGAAGCTTACGACAAGCAACGCCGGTCGCCCAGCGTCATCGCGAGACTCATGGGACTCGACCAGTTGCCATCTTCCGATCCACCATCGAGTCCGGAAACCGTCAAGAAACCGGAGCTCCGGCGATCGGCATCTGAATCCAGGGTTCACAGAGATCTGTTTCACTCCAGATTTGTTGACTGCAACAATTCCCAAACCAACCAGTCAAATCTAGCAAACAAACAAGCAACGGATACAAATCTGACGCACAATACCAGTGTTGGAGATAATGTGGGCAACGTGAGCAGCAGAAACGCTCAGAATGGCAGAGTTATGGAGTCAATCAAATATTCATCAAGAAATCAAAAAACTGAATCTCCTAAAACATCTCAATGGAGGTCCCCTCAGCAGCGGAGAAGCTTCTTTGATTCGGCGGATTTTTTCCCGGAGCCAAAACAGACGACGGCGCCAATGTATGGTATTTCCGACAAGAACTTGAAGTTAAGAGGACTAGACGAGCAGTCCAATGATTTGGAGTCCCTGAAGCATATTCTCGAAGCGTTGCAACTCAAAGGCCTTTTGCATTCTAAAAGACCTCCAAACAGAGACAGCCAGAGGAACTTCGTATACGATCCCAGTTTTTCTTCCGACGATTCACAAATAGTCCTCATGAAACCATGGCGCTCCCCTGCATCAGGTCGGAGATTGAGAAACGATTCAGGAGGTATGAATCGATACGCCGGAGAGAGTTTACCGTCAGTCAGTCCAAGAAAGGAACGTGGAGTACTCGATCGGAGCGGAAGAAGTCCGGTCAGAGCTAGAAATTCTAGCTCTCTTAGTAACTCGAAGAATAGTAATACAATAGTGAAGAGAAAGCCATTGAGCGTAGAAACGCAACGGAGTTTCCATGAATCCTCTGAATCACGAAGAAGTTCGCCCATTAATTCTCCTAAGCTTACACCTAAAAAAAACGGATCCGACTATCAGTCCGTCACAAATCGATCTCCGAGAAGCAGGAAAACAGCCGGCATGGGTTATTCCAAGGAGAAGATTGGTAGAAGCTTTGTTATGGAGGATGAATCCTCATCGATTTCTGAAAGCACCGGTAGTACAACTTCTCAATCCGATCCAGAG AGATCAAAAATGGAGGAATACAGGGAAGGAAAGAGTCTGTTAGAGAGATGTGACAGGTTGCTGCACAGCATTGCAGAGATGAACATCGTCTCCTCCGAGTCACAACCGAGTTCCGGTTCAGTTTTACCAAGTCCAGTCTCTGTTCTTGATCCTGCATTCGATAAGGATGAGTCGTCATCTCCTTCACCAGTTATGAAACGCAGCATTGATTTCAAAG ATCTTACCGTTGTTGATCTGGAAGACGATATCTGGAGCTCTATAATCTCTCCGGCAACATCAACCAAAGACGAAGACTTCATCTCCGACGATTCTGATTTCGCTTACATCTCGGAAATACTCCGAGCATCAAAATACCTCCCGGATGACTCCAGCGTCTTCTTCTTTCTAGAGAAGCAACAATACTTCAACGGAAACGACACATCAAAAGCTTCCAAACTCCAACGGGAGCTCGTCTTCGACGTCGTTGCCGAAATCCTCGACCGGAACAGCCAGTTGCCGCCGTGGAACGCCGTCTCTGAATCCATCAACTCTCTGCACCAGATTTGCTCCGAATTTCAAAAAATCCGTGAGCGATTTACTAACGACAACTTGTTGGATCCGATTTGCGGTGTACTGAAAAGAGACCTTGCCGGAAACAATGGCTGGGAAGATCATCCGGTGGAGATGTCGGAAACCGTTCTGTACATCGAACGGTTGGTATTCAAGGATTTGGTGAGCGAAACAATCCGAGATCTCGCTGACTTTGCCGCGAAAAGTTCCGTCTTGGCGCCTCGAAGGAAATTGGTTTTTTAA